Proteins co-encoded in one Stomoxys calcitrans chromosome 5, idStoCalc2.1, whole genome shotgun sequence genomic window:
- the LOC106083728 gene encoding suppressor APC domain-containing protein 2 isoform X1, producing the protein MIKTIFETQLCVKKTGIFVGRTTQIFSTNQRMHRLKDSDVLVGVLTNNQSINIQNKGMNNMNNNPQVIGTVGNLTASACDALPKAFVQSMKTLFDILDDQRTGYVKFVDIEKGWQDDGSKGLPRGVIESLRKVTPASGLLTFDRFCAGLKLCLLRNQNTQIAAAPPHGDQLQAQTKITAVTNSAPSWKTKSPSKSQRPPSAPALDIENPLPTNPWTGNRTLSLPQLSPDSDGDLTTSSNAICSPYNTPPPPPKPPRASALHANVAISGVTAGGGGILTASNNVMDKAEIRNALQNWQMGVLRNEIDSKDKQKPANFLQQCGYRGSADGGSSSATDSGNFTNLPLKKTPIKRREPRRHTLQNGIDYNMLKRLKQFEEEREVLLLGLDAVDKARDWYMQQLVNVQDKIKYLGRMGSSNEQWSEVQQERLNFQRARVLEVNRSLSVLADTWERGSFPFHFNLAFRTPPKVSSNRAATSLSNSITDRLRQQNRLLANEGHLKSERIVMLEREKQTLLAELFEMKQRSGLARHTNSYLNVLSQSSPGCSTSSGGGLGDADVVY; encoded by the exons attttttcaaCAAATCAAAGAATGCATCGTCTCAAGGATTCGGATGTGCTTGTGGGAGTACTAACCAATAATCAAAGCataaatatacaaaataaaggCATGAATAATATGAATAATAACCCACAGGTTATTGGAACCGTTGGGAATTTGACAGCCAGTGCTTGTGATGCATTGCCCAAGGCCTTTGTGCAATCTATGAAAACTCTATTCGATATTTTGGATGATCAACGTACGGGCTATgtgaaatttgttgatattgagaAAGGTTGGCAGGACGATGGCAGCAAAGGCCTACCAAGGGGTGTTATAGAATCATTGCGAAAAGTCACACCAGCCAGTGGCCTTTTAACATTCGATAGATTTTGTGCTGGTCTTAAACTATGCCTATTGAGAAACCAAAACACCCAAATAGCAGCTGCGCCTCCACATGGGGACCAATTGCAGGCGCAAACAAAAATCACTGCAGTAACGAATAGTGCTCCCAGTTGGAAAACAAAGTCACCTAGTAAATCACAGCGACCCCCATCAGCTCCGGCATTGGATATAGAAAATCCTTTGCCCACAAATCCTTGGACAGGCAATAGAACATTAAGTTTACCTCAACTAAGTCCAGATTCGGATGGAGATTTAACAACATCCTCGAATGCCATATGTTCGCCCTATAATACACCACCGCCTCCACCAAAACCACCCCGAGCATCAGCTTTACACGCTAATGTTGCCATTTCAGGAGTAACAGCTGGCGGTGGTGGCATATTGACCGCATCCAATAATGTTATGGATAAGGCCGAAATTCGAAATGCTTTGCAAAATTGGCAAATGGGAGTGCTGCGCAACGAAATTGATTCAAAAGACAAACAAAAGCCGGCAAATTTTCTACAGCAATGTGGGTATCGTGGCAGTGCGGATGGTGGCTCCTCCTCGGCCACCGACAGTGGTAACTTCACCAATTTGCCCTTAAAAAAGACTCCCATCAAACGAAGAGAGCCGCGTAGACATACTTTGCAAAATGGCATTGACTATAATATGCTGAAGCGCCTTAAACAATTCGAAGAAGAACGAGAAGTTCTGCTCTTAGGCCTAGATGCTGTAGATAAAGCCCGCGATTGGTATATGCAACAATTGGTTAATGTCCAGGATAAAATTAAGTATTTGGGAAGAATGGGTTCATCAAAT GAACAATGGTCCGAAGTCCAACAGGAACGTTTGAATTTCCAACGTGCCCGAGTATTGGAAGTTAATCGCAGCCTTTCTGTGCTGGCTGATACCtgggaaaggggtagttttCCTTTCCATTTTAATTTAGCTTTTAGAACTCCGCCCAAAGTTTCCTCCAATAGAGCAGCCACCTCTCTTAGCAATAGCATAACGGATCGTCTACGTCAGCAGAATCGTCTTCTGGCCAATGAAGGTCACCTCAAGAGTGAACGTATTGTAATGTTGGAAAGAGAAAAACAGACTTTACTAGCGGAATTGTTCGAAATGAAGCAACGATCTGGTCTTGCACGACACACAAATAGTTATTTAAATGTCTTAAGTCAATCGTCGCCAGGGTGTAGTACATCATCTGGCGGTGGGTTAGGCGATGCCGATGTAGtttattaa
- the LOC106083728 gene encoding suppressor APC domain-containing protein 2 isoform X2, protein MHRLKDSDVLVGVLTNNQSINIQNKGMNNMNNNPQVIGTVGNLTASACDALPKAFVQSMKTLFDILDDQRTGYVKFVDIEKGWQDDGSKGLPRGVIESLRKVTPASGLLTFDRFCAGLKLCLLRNQNTQIAAAPPHGDQLQAQTKITAVTNSAPSWKTKSPSKSQRPPSAPALDIENPLPTNPWTGNRTLSLPQLSPDSDGDLTTSSNAICSPYNTPPPPPKPPRASALHANVAISGVTAGGGGILTASNNVMDKAEIRNALQNWQMGVLRNEIDSKDKQKPANFLQQCGYRGSADGGSSSATDSGNFTNLPLKKTPIKRREPRRHTLQNGIDYNMLKRLKQFEEEREVLLLGLDAVDKARDWYMQQLVNVQDKIKYLGRMGSSNEQWSEVQQERLNFQRARVLEVNRSLSVLADTWERGSFPFHFNLAFRTPPKVSSNRAATSLSNSITDRLRQQNRLLANEGHLKSERIVMLEREKQTLLAELFEMKQRSGLARHTNSYLNVLSQSSPGCSTSSGGGLGDADVVY, encoded by the exons ATGCATCGTCTCAAGGATTCGGATGTGCTTGTGGGAGTACTAACCAATAATCAAAGCataaatatacaaaataaaggCATGAATAATATGAATAATAACCCACAGGTTATTGGAACCGTTGGGAATTTGACAGCCAGTGCTTGTGATGCATTGCCCAAGGCCTTTGTGCAATCTATGAAAACTCTATTCGATATTTTGGATGATCAACGTACGGGCTATgtgaaatttgttgatattgagaAAGGTTGGCAGGACGATGGCAGCAAAGGCCTACCAAGGGGTGTTATAGAATCATTGCGAAAAGTCACACCAGCCAGTGGCCTTTTAACATTCGATAGATTTTGTGCTGGTCTTAAACTATGCCTATTGAGAAACCAAAACACCCAAATAGCAGCTGCGCCTCCACATGGGGACCAATTGCAGGCGCAAACAAAAATCACTGCAGTAACGAATAGTGCTCCCAGTTGGAAAACAAAGTCACCTAGTAAATCACAGCGACCCCCATCAGCTCCGGCATTGGATATAGAAAATCCTTTGCCCACAAATCCTTGGACAGGCAATAGAACATTAAGTTTACCTCAACTAAGTCCAGATTCGGATGGAGATTTAACAACATCCTCGAATGCCATATGTTCGCCCTATAATACACCACCGCCTCCACCAAAACCACCCCGAGCATCAGCTTTACACGCTAATGTTGCCATTTCAGGAGTAACAGCTGGCGGTGGTGGCATATTGACCGCATCCAATAATGTTATGGATAAGGCCGAAATTCGAAATGCTTTGCAAAATTGGCAAATGGGAGTGCTGCGCAACGAAATTGATTCAAAAGACAAACAAAAGCCGGCAAATTTTCTACAGCAATGTGGGTATCGTGGCAGTGCGGATGGTGGCTCCTCCTCGGCCACCGACAGTGGTAACTTCACCAATTTGCCCTTAAAAAAGACTCCCATCAAACGAAGAGAGCCGCGTAGACATACTTTGCAAAATGGCATTGACTATAATATGCTGAAGCGCCTTAAACAATTCGAAGAAGAACGAGAAGTTCTGCTCTTAGGCCTAGATGCTGTAGATAAAGCCCGCGATTGGTATATGCAACAATTGGTTAATGTCCAGGATAAAATTAAGTATTTGGGAAGAATGGGTTCATCAAAT GAACAATGGTCCGAAGTCCAACAGGAACGTTTGAATTTCCAACGTGCCCGAGTATTGGAAGTTAATCGCAGCCTTTCTGTGCTGGCTGATACCtgggaaaggggtagttttCCTTTCCATTTTAATTTAGCTTTTAGAACTCCGCCCAAAGTTTCCTCCAATAGAGCAGCCACCTCTCTTAGCAATAGCATAACGGATCGTCTACGTCAGCAGAATCGTCTTCTGGCCAATGAAGGTCACCTCAAGAGTGAACGTATTGTAATGTTGGAAAGAGAAAAACAGACTTTACTAGCGGAATTGTTCGAAATGAAGCAACGATCTGGTCTTGCACGACACACAAATAGTTATTTAAATGTCTTAAGTCAATCGTCGCCAGGGTGTAGTACATCATCTGGCGGTGGGTTAGGCGATGCCGATGTAGtttattaa
- the LOC131997944 gene encoding uncharacterized protein LOC131997944 codes for MPLRHSSEDLSNTGRHPECGICCTSVAKAAYSYTTACGHVFHKSCLTNRTKTCPNCPVCDTVLTSLSMSTAAHAGIAPSPMGTRSQTQRAREFDSSRARIQNTTSPSGIQNTTSPHSNEEADVAATVMNQGDNPSTSQNFDAGQTDPIRSMVEEAVRAQHDELLATVSQRLSSLIETNLAAGFSRLNTVPQDNISSRHVFPPPSTPVFFWERETLIDKPAYPFDDAFGRNSPTAFGHFIE; via the coding sequence atgCCTTTACGTCATAGTTCGGAAGATTTGTCGAACACTGGTCGTCATCCAGAGTGCGGCATATGTTGTACATCGGTGGCTAAGGCGGCCTATTCTTACACTACAGCTTGTGGACACGTATTTCATAAGTCATGTCTCACAAATCGCACTAAGACGTGCCCCAATTGCCCTGTTTGTGACACCGTTTTGACTTCACTTAGTATGTCCACAGCGGCACATGCAGGAATTGCTCCATCACCCATGGGTACCAGGTCACAGACACAAAGAGCTAGGGAATTTGATTCTTCTCGAGCTAGGATTCAAAATACGACTTCTCCTTCTGGTATTCAAAATACGACTTCTCCTCACAGTAATGAGGAAGCAGATGTAGCTGCGACTGTAATGAATCAGGGTGATAACCCGTCTACTTCCCAGAATTTTGATGCCGGTCAGACTGATCCAATTAGGAGCATGGTTGAAGAGGCAGTGAGGGCACAGCATGATGAGCTGTTGGCGACTGTTAGTCAAAGATTGTCGAGTCTCATCGAGACTAATTTGGCTGCAGGCTTTAGTAGGTTGAATACTGTTCCCCAGGACAATATTTCGTCCCGACATGTTTTTCCTCCACCCTCAACCcctgtttttttttgggaacgggAAACCCTCATCGACAAACCCGCATATCCTTTCGATGATGCATTTGGGAGAAATTCGCCGACGGCTTTTGGGCATTTCATCGAGTAA